The Altererythrobacter sp. Root672 genome includes a window with the following:
- a CDS encoding M16 family metallopeptidase, producing the protein MTFSLRAMRAFSPLLLLASVPLAAQQAPVAIAPAAADTAQPRYTQPDDPWIYRGTDIPVDKEWLFGELPNGVRYAVRRNGVPPGQVSMRIRVDAGSLHENTSEQGFAHLIEHLVFRESKYLKNAEAIPHFQRLGASLGNDTNAITSPTQTVYQLDLPNAQGPVLDESIRLFAGMIREPKLSASNLSAEVPIVLAERRERNGPERRIAEATREVLFAGQRLSERNPIGQVETLQAATPQAVQAFHKRWYRPDKTVVVIVGDANPLRLAALVEENFGDWKAPGQPTPDPDFGVPAAPAGADPTNPVGETRVLVEPGQPRSLTYAVMRPWHQVTDNIEYNRGLLIDSIAEAIVNRRLETAARAGGSYLYAGVENEKTSRSADATYVSVAPLTSDWQAALTDVRAVIADAIATPPSQAEIDRELSEYDVIFANMVEQRRIQAGSKLADDIVNAVDIREAVAAPETILEVFRSMRDRFTPQAVHEHTRDLFEGVVVRSLYLTPETGEADAAGLRTAMLAKVDGNGNERASAEAISFADLPPIGEPVAPSVRGPLGVFDSTYIDDVEGIAFPNGVRALLWPTANEPGRATVRVRFGGGLQAFKPEEGAYVQLGQLALVGSGQGSLGQNELELLAAGRKFSFDFRIEEGSFVFEGLTRAEDVADQLYLFASKLASPRWDAAPVERAKASMLLSYGTYGGNPSGVINRDLEWLLNDKDPRYQTPDAAMLQTATPEGFKQVWSRLLAQGPIEVDVFGDFKRDEVVEALSRTFGALPPREAVSPTMLASTPGFPEANKDPVILTHRGEPDQAAAVIAWPTGGGSAGLPESRKLEVLAELFSNRLMDEMRERAGASYSPYVGSSWPLDVQSGGRILALAQLPPEQVQAFFNAADEIAKDLATTGPTADEIARVKEPKLQLLNRIQTGHTFWLSQLSGSAFDPNRREYLGSLMRDYTEVTPEEIRALAARYFGNYSGFRLAVLPENGAPSTGR; encoded by the coding sequence ATGACATTTTCGCTGCGCGCGATGCGCGCCTTTTCCCCGCTTCTGCTGCTGGCTTCGGTCCCCCTTGCTGCGCAACAGGCCCCCGTCGCTATCGCACCTGCTGCTGCCGACACCGCGCAGCCGCGGTACACCCAGCCGGACGATCCGTGGATCTATCGCGGTACCGATATTCCGGTCGACAAGGAGTGGTTGTTCGGGGAGCTGCCGAACGGGGTACGCTATGCGGTTCGCCGGAACGGTGTTCCGCCGGGCCAGGTGTCGATGCGAATTCGCGTCGACGCGGGTTCGCTGCACGAAAACACTTCTGAACAGGGCTTCGCGCACCTGATCGAGCACCTCGTCTTCCGTGAATCCAAATATCTCAAGAACGCAGAGGCGATTCCGCACTTCCAGCGCCTCGGGGCGAGCCTGGGCAATGACACCAATGCGATCACCAGCCCGACGCAGACGGTCTATCAGCTCGACCTGCCCAACGCCCAAGGCCCTGTCCTGGACGAGAGCATTCGCCTGTTTGCCGGCATGATCCGCGAGCCGAAGCTGAGCGCGTCAAACCTTTCGGCCGAAGTGCCGATCGTGCTTGCAGAGCGGCGGGAGCGGAATGGTCCCGAACGGCGCATTGCCGAGGCAACCCGTGAAGTGCTGTTCGCCGGGCAACGCCTCTCCGAACGCAACCCGATCGGCCAGGTCGAAACGCTGCAGGCCGCCACTCCGCAGGCCGTGCAGGCGTTCCACAAGCGCTGGTATCGCCCGGACAAGACCGTGGTGGTCATCGTCGGCGATGCCAATCCGTTGCGGTTGGCGGCGCTGGTCGAAGAGAACTTCGGCGACTGGAAGGCACCGGGCCAGCCTACGCCTGATCCCGATTTCGGCGTTCCCGCTGCCCCTGCCGGGGCCGATCCGACCAATCCAGTGGGCGAGACCCGTGTACTGGTGGAACCGGGCCAACCCCGCTCGCTGACTTATGCAGTCATGCGTCCGTGGCACCAGGTGACCGACAACATCGAATACAACCGCGGCCTGTTGATTGACTCGATTGCCGAGGCGATCGTCAACCGCCGGTTGGAGACCGCCGCGCGAGCGGGTGGAAGCTACCTCTACGCCGGGGTCGAGAACGAGAAGACCAGCCGGTCGGCCGACGCCACTTATGTCTCGGTCGCGCCGCTCACCTCGGACTGGCAGGCCGCACTAACCGATGTACGGGCGGTGATTGCCGATGCCATCGCCACTCCGCCGAGCCAGGCGGAGATCGATCGCGAACTGTCCGAATACGACGTTATCTTCGCCAACATGGTCGAACAGCGCCGGATTCAGGCCGGCTCCAAGCTGGCCGATGACATCGTCAACGCGGTCGACATTCGCGAGGCCGTGGCCGCGCCGGAAACGATCCTCGAAGTGTTCCGCTCGATGCGCGACCGCTTCACTCCGCAAGCTGTGCACGAACATACGCGCGACTTGTTCGAAGGCGTCGTCGTGCGCTCCTTGTACCTCACGCCTGAAACCGGCGAGGCTGATGCCGCGGGTTTGCGGACCGCGATGCTCGCCAAAGTCGACGGCAATGGCAACGAACGGGCATCCGCCGAAGCGATTTCCTTCGCCGACTTGCCGCCGATCGGAGAACCGGTGGCGCCGTCGGTCCGCGGGCCGCTTGGTGTATTCGATTCGACTTACATCGATGATGTCGAAGGCATCGCCTTCCCGAACGGCGTCCGCGCTTTGCTCTGGCCGACGGCCAACGAGCCGGGTCGTGCCACGGTCCGGGTGCGCTTTGGCGGCGGCCTGCAGGCCTTCAAGCCGGAGGAAGGCGCCTACGTCCAACTCGGCCAACTCGCGTTGGTGGGATCCGGACAGGGTTCGCTGGGCCAGAACGAGCTCGAACTTCTCGCTGCGGGGCGCAAGTTCAGCTTCGACTTCCGGATCGAGGAAGGGTCCTTCGTCTTCGAGGGTCTGACTAGGGCCGAGGACGTCGCCGACCAGCTCTACCTGTTCGCGTCGAAGCTTGCCTCGCCGCGCTGGGATGCCGCGCCGGTGGAGCGGGCGAAGGCCAGCATGCTGCTCTCCTATGGCACTTACGGCGGCAACCCGAGCGGCGTGATCAATCGCGACCTCGAATGGCTGCTCAATGACAAGGATCCGCGTTACCAGACGCCCGACGCGGCCATGCTCCAGACCGCTACGCCCGAAGGCTTCAAGCAGGTCTGGTCGCGGCTGCTGGCTCAGGGGCCGATCGAAGTCGACGTGTTCGGCGATTTCAAGCGCGATGAAGTGGTCGAAGCGCTCTCGCGCACGTTCGGCGCGCTTCCGCCGCGCGAAGCCGTGTCGCCGACAATGCTCGCGAGCACACCTGGCTTCCCCGAAGCGAACAAGGATCCGGTGATCTTGACCCATCGCGGCGAGCCGGACCAGGCTGCGGCGGTGATCGCTTGGCCCACCGGGGGCGGTTCGGCTGGATTGCCCGAAAGCCGAAAGCTGGAAGTGCTCGCCGAACTCTTCTCCAATCGCCTGATGGACGAGATGCGCGAAAGGGCAGGGGCCAGCTATTCGCCCTACGTTGGTTCCAGCTGGCCGCTCGATGTGCAGAGTGGCGGACGTATTCTGGCGCTGGCACAATTGCCGCCGGAACAAGTGCAGGCCTTCTTTAACGCCGCGGACGAGATCGCCAAGGACCTGGCCACCACTGGCCCGACTGCCGACGAGATCGCCCGAGTGAAGGAACCCAAGCTCCAGCTGCTCAACCGCATCCAGACCGGTCACACGTTCTGGCTCAGCCAGCTCTCGGGCTCCGCGTTCGATCCCAATCGGCGCGAGTATCTCGGCTCTCTGATGCGCGACTACACGGAGGTCACTCCTGAGGAAATTCGCGCCTTGGCTGCCCGCTACTTCGGCAACTACAGCGGTTTCCGTCTTGCGGTCCTGCCGGAGAACGGAGCGCCTTCCACCGGGCGCTAA
- a CDS encoding class II 3-deoxy-7-phosphoheptulonate synthase, with translation MKNWTPEGWKQHEAKHLPVYEDAAELAEAEATMGNFPPLVFAGEARDLKAQLADVTAGRGFLLQGGDCAESFAEFHPNNIRDTFRVLLQMAVVLTFASKLPVVKVGRMAGQFAKPRSAPTETVGDLTLPSYLGDNINGIEFTPESRRNDPQRMIRAYSQSAATLNLLRAFASGGYANLRQVHQWTLEFMGRSPWADRFADVANRISEALDFMQACGVDPETVPQLKTTNFYTSHEALLLPYEQAMTRQDSLTGQWYDTSAHMLWIGDRTRFAGSAHVEYLRGVGNPIGMKCGPSLEPDALLSLLDTLNPAREAGRITLISRFGDDKVEAGLPRLVRAVQREGHPVVWSCDPMHGNVIKTNTGYKTRPFDRILNEVRGFFAVHRAEGTHAGGIHIEMTGQDVTECTGGAVAITNEGLADRYHTHCDPRLNGPQSLELAFLLAEMLNLEATVRQKDAA, from the coding sequence GTGAAGAACTGGACTCCCGAGGGCTGGAAGCAGCACGAGGCGAAGCATTTACCCGTTTACGAAGACGCCGCGGAGCTTGCCGAGGCCGAAGCGACCATGGGAAACTTCCCACCGCTGGTCTTTGCCGGGGAAGCGCGCGACCTCAAGGCGCAACTGGCTGACGTAACCGCCGGGCGCGGTTTCCTGCTCCAGGGCGGCGACTGCGCCGAGAGCTTCGCCGAGTTCCATCCGAACAACATTCGCGACACGTTCCGCGTGCTGCTGCAGATGGCTGTGGTGCTGACGTTCGCCAGCAAGCTGCCGGTGGTGAAGGTCGGACGCATGGCCGGCCAGTTCGCCAAGCCGCGCAGCGCGCCGACCGAGACCGTGGGTGACCTGACGCTGCCGAGCTACCTCGGCGACAATATCAACGGCATCGAGTTCACCCCGGAATCGCGCCGTAACGATCCGCAGCGCATGATCCGCGCCTACAGCCAGTCGGCCGCGACGCTCAACCTGCTGCGCGCGTTCGCCAGCGGCGGCTATGCCAACCTGCGCCAGGTGCACCAGTGGACGCTCGAGTTCATGGGCCGTAGCCCGTGGGCCGACCGTTTCGCCGATGTCGCCAACCGCATCAGCGAAGCGCTCGACTTCATGCAGGCTTGCGGCGTCGATCCGGAGACGGTGCCGCAGCTCAAGACGACCAACTTCTACACCAGCCACGAAGCGCTGCTGCTCCCCTATGAGCAGGCGATGACGCGGCAGGATTCGCTGACCGGCCAATGGTACGACACCAGCGCCCACATGCTGTGGATCGGTGACCGCACACGGTTCGCCGGTAGCGCGCATGTCGAATACCTGCGCGGCGTCGGCAATCCGATCGGGATGAAGTGCGGGCCGAGCCTCGAGCCGGACGCGTTGCTCAGCCTGCTCGACACGCTCAACCCGGCGCGCGAGGCGGGCCGCATCACGCTGATCAGCCGCTTCGGTGACGACAAGGTCGAAGCCGGCCTGCCGCGCCTGGTGCGCGCGGTGCAGCGCGAAGGACACCCGGTGGTGTGGAGCTGCGATCCGATGCACGGCAACGTGATCAAGACCAACACCGGCTACAAGACCCGGCCATTCGACCGTATCCTCAACGAGGTGCGTGGGTTCTTCGCGGTCCACCGCGCCGAAGGCACGCATGCGGGCGGCATCCACATCGAGATGACCGGTCAGGACGTCACCGAATGCACCGGCGGCGCAGTGGCGATCACCAACGAAGGGTTGGCCGACCGCTACCATACGCACTGCGATCCGCGGCTCAACGGCCCGCAGTCGCTGGAGCTGGCGTTCCTGCTGGCCGAGATGCTCAATCTCGAAGCAACCGTGCGCCAGAAGGACGCGGCCTGA
- the egtB gene encoding ergothioneine biosynthesis protein EgtB: MPEAQRQRTTAAPDLASRYAATRRLSEALVESLSEADATIQSMPDASPAKWHLAHTTWFFETFLLRDRLPDYRLFDGRWPFLFNSYYESEGDRLMRPRRGMLTRPTLREILDWRVHVDEAMRALLDDPAHASLIELGIAHEQQHQELLLTDIKHALFQNPLGPAMWDAREAGAQTGDAAPDWYEHPGGIALIGHGGESFAFDNEGPPHRVLLEPFALAGRLVTNGEWQAFIDDAGYRTASLWLSDGWDWVRREQIVAPLYWRDGEHFTHAGFQPRRSEAPVCHISYYEADAFASWAGARLPTEFEWEAIGLSHDPTGGNQIDEASPPLPTGSTGLFGDCWQFTRSAYLPYPRFAPAEGAVGEYNGKFMSGQWVLKGASCATVRGHSRASYRNFFYPQQRWQFTGLRLAKDL, from the coding sequence TTGCCCGAAGCCCAACGCCAGCGGACCACCGCCGCACCTGATCTCGCTTCACGCTACGCCGCCACCCGGCGGCTGAGCGAAGCGCTCGTAGAGTCGCTCTCAGAAGCGGACGCCACGATCCAGTCCATGCCCGACGCCTCTCCGGCGAAGTGGCACCTGGCGCATACCACCTGGTTCTTCGAGACCTTCCTGCTGCGCGACAGGCTGCCGGATTATCGGCTGTTCGACGGGCGCTGGCCGTTCCTGTTCAACTCGTATTACGAGTCAGAAGGCGACCGCCTCATGCGCCCGCGACGGGGCATGCTCACGCGCCCCACGCTGCGCGAAATCCTCGACTGGCGTGTCCACGTGGACGAGGCAATGCGGGCACTGCTGGACGATCCGGCCCACGCTTCGCTGATCGAACTGGGCATCGCGCATGAGCAGCAGCATCAGGAATTGCTGCTGACCGACATCAAGCATGCGCTGTTCCAGAACCCGCTCGGGCCGGCGATGTGGGATGCTCGGGAAGCTGGGGCGCAGACCGGGGACGCGGCCCCCGATTGGTACGAACACCCCGGCGGCATCGCGCTCATCGGACACGGCGGAGAGAGCTTCGCGTTCGACAACGAAGGGCCGCCGCACCGCGTCTTGCTCGAACCGTTCGCGCTGGCTGGGCGCTTGGTGACCAATGGCGAGTGGCAGGCGTTCATCGACGATGCCGGCTACCGCACCGCCTCCCTGTGGCTGTCCGACGGCTGGGACTGGGTCCGGCGAGAGCAAATCGTCGCGCCGCTTTACTGGCGGGACGGAGAGCATTTCACTCACGCCGGCTTTCAACCTCGCCGTTCCGAGGCACCGGTGTGCCATATCTCCTACTACGAGGCCGACGCCTTCGCTTCCTGGGCCGGTGCGCGTTTGCCGACCGAGTTCGAGTGGGAAGCGATCGGCCTCTCGCACGACCCTACAGGGGGCAACCAGATCGACGAGGCCTCGCCGCCACTGCCCACCGGCAGCACGGGCCTGTTCGGAGACTGCTGGCAGTTCACCCGCTCCGCCTATCTCCCCTATCCCCGCTTCGCCCCGGCCGAGGGCGCAGTCGGGGAATACAACGGCAAGTTCATGTCGGGGCAGTGGGTGTTGAAGGGAGCAAGCTGCGCCACCGTCAGGGGGCATTCTCGAGCCAGCTACCGCAACTTCTTCTACCCGCAGCAGCGCTGGCAGTTCACCGGCCTGCGACTGGCGAAGGATCTGTGA
- the egtD gene encoding L-histidine N(alpha)-methyltransferase gives MSTGQGLALVELDEDGVDRAFREQVLEGLSQDPKAIPARWLYDDAGSELFEAITRLPEYYLTRAETEILTDHCSDFRRLIEPGRVVVEFGSGSSIKTPLLLGCIDPAAYVPLDISGDFLRAAAADLAGKFPGLPIHPVEADFMKAVTLPQDVAAIPKLGFFPGSTIGNMVARTAVDLLRSMRTTLGGDSLLLIGMDLVKDIAVLEAAYDDAQGVTAEFNLNLARRINRELGGTISLDKLRHVACWNDTYARIEMHWEATEELDFEVSGQRFTLARGETIHTENSHKFDRRSQYTLLLAGGWTPVERWLDSEGRFSLLLAEATRPRNAP, from the coding sequence ATGAGTACCGGACAAGGCCTGGCGTTAGTCGAGCTCGATGAAGACGGTGTCGACCGTGCGTTCCGCGAACAAGTGCTCGAAGGCCTGAGCCAGGACCCCAAGGCGATCCCCGCGCGGTGGCTCTACGACGATGCCGGGTCTGAGCTGTTCGAAGCGATCACGCGCTTGCCGGAGTACTACCTGACGCGGGCAGAGACCGAGATCCTGACCGATCATTGCAGCGACTTCCGCCGGTTGATCGAGCCGGGAAGGGTGGTGGTCGAGTTCGGTTCGGGTTCCTCGATCAAGACCCCGCTCCTGCTCGGATGCATCGATCCCGCAGCTTACGTGCCGCTCGATATCTCGGGCGATTTTCTCCGCGCCGCCGCGGCCGATCTGGCGGGCAAGTTCCCCGGCCTGCCGATCCATCCGGTCGAGGCTGACTTCATGAAGGCGGTCACGCTGCCGCAGGATGTTGCTGCCATCCCCAAGCTCGGCTTCTTCCCAGGGTCGACCATCGGCAACATGGTCGCCCGCACCGCAGTCGATCTGCTGCGCTCGATGCGCACGACGCTGGGCGGGGATTCGCTCCTGCTGATCGGGATGGATCTGGTGAAGGACATTGCCGTCCTCGAAGCCGCCTACGACGACGCACAGGGCGTGACGGCCGAGTTCAACCTCAACCTCGCCCGGCGAATAAACCGCGAGCTAGGCGGCACGATCTCGCTCGACAAACTGCGCCACGTCGCCTGCTGGAACGACACTTACGCCCGTATCGAAATGCACTGGGAGGCGACCGAAGAACTGGACTTCGAAGTCTCTGGCCAACGGTTCACCCTGGCGCGGGGCGAGACCATCCACACCGAAAACAGCCACAAATTCGACCGGCGCAGCCAGTACACTCTATTGCTCGCTGGCGGCTGGACGCCGGTGGAACGCTGGCTCGATTCCGAGGGCCGCTTTTCGCTGCTACTGGCCGAAGCGACCCGCCCACGAAACGCGCCGTGA
- a CDS encoding DUF5996 family protein yields MSNWPKLDYVADKGTIETLHLLLQLIGKLPVRLHPWINHGWHVALRLTPSGAMTRSLPAGGRYFAVELDFLEGAIRVDCGNGFQSVLPVAGKSIARVHRELSELLEKLALPAPLYGAPNELPDPIPFAEDERPREWDPDAARRLHGAFLCADRNFNLFRSLYLGKSSPSHLFWGSFDLAVTRFSGRGAPAHPGGVPNLPDDVTREAYSHEVISAGFWPGGGGFDEAAFYAYAYPTPPGLAGQPVGPKAAFWKTELGEFILPYAAVREASDPDFEVQRFLRSTFAAAGSLLEWPKGLVIDLPPSVGHPPHST; encoded by the coding sequence GTGAGCAACTGGCCGAAACTCGACTACGTCGCCGACAAGGGCACGATCGAAACGCTGCATCTGCTGCTGCAACTGATCGGCAAGCTGCCAGTGAGGCTGCATCCCTGGATCAACCACGGCTGGCACGTCGCCCTGCGGCTGACCCCGAGCGGCGCCATGACCCGCAGCTTGCCAGCAGGCGGGCGTTACTTTGCGGTCGAGTTAGATTTCCTCGAGGGAGCGATCAGGGTGGACTGCGGCAACGGCTTTCAGTCGGTCCTCCCTGTGGCGGGGAAGTCAATTGCTCGGGTCCACCGGGAACTCAGCGAATTGTTGGAGAAACTGGCGCTGCCGGCACCCCTGTACGGCGCCCCGAACGAATTGCCCGATCCCATTCCTTTCGCCGAAGACGAGCGGCCGCGCGAATGGGACCCGGACGCTGCCCGGCGGCTCCACGGGGCGTTCCTGTGCGCTGACCGCAACTTCAACCTGTTCCGCTCGCTCTACCTTGGCAAGTCGTCGCCCAGCCATCTGTTCTGGGGGAGTTTCGACCTCGCCGTCACCCGCTTCTCCGGCCGTGGTGCGCCCGCTCACCCTGGGGGCGTTCCCAACCTGCCGGATGACGTCACGCGTGAGGCTTATAGCCACGAAGTGATCAGCGCGGGCTTCTGGCCCGGTGGAGGAGGGTTCGACGAGGCGGCATTCTATGCTTACGCCTATCCCACGCCGCCTGGGCTGGCAGGCCAGCCAGTGGGTCCTAAGGCCGCGTTCTGGAAGACCGAACTGGGCGAGTTCATCCTGCCCTATGCTGCTGTCAGGGAAGCGTCCGATCCCGACTTCGAGGTGCAGCGCTTTCTCCGCTCGACCTTTGCTGCCGCAGGTAGCCTGCTCGAATGGCCGAAAGGGCTGGTCATCGATCTGCCGCCTTCGGTCGGTCATCCACCGCATTCGACCTAG
- a CDS encoding TIGR02281 family clan AA aspartic protease: MDLAPVWEQLVHSLHQVPRSGLLMAAVGAMLLGVLGSLLVRYVPAFGKSLRMASTFGLVAVLLVVVLQISRMDPRFELAMPELGLPEQVVEGAETRVRLAPDGHFWLRAEINGEPANFLVDTGATLTAVSSETASAAGLEPREAGLPVRMQTANGAVSADLTTIDELRFGNVAARGLDAIIAPGLGPTNVIGMNLLSRLASWRVEGDTMILVPHNPQPPIEAR; the protein is encoded by the coding sequence ATGGATCTAGCGCCGGTCTGGGAACAACTCGTCCATAGCCTGCATCAGGTGCCGCGCTCCGGCCTGCTCATGGCCGCGGTGGGCGCCATGCTGCTCGGCGTGCTCGGGTCTCTGCTGGTGCGGTATGTCCCAGCGTTCGGGAAGAGCTTGCGCATGGCGAGCACGTTTGGGCTGGTGGCCGTCCTGCTCGTCGTGGTGCTGCAAATCTCGCGCATGGATCCGCGCTTCGAGCTGGCGATGCCCGAACTCGGCCTGCCGGAACAAGTGGTCGAAGGCGCAGAGACCCGCGTCCGCCTCGCCCCCGACGGTCACTTCTGGCTGCGTGCCGAGATCAACGGAGAACCAGCGAATTTCCTGGTCGATACAGGCGCGACTCTGACCGCGGTGTCGTCCGAGACTGCATCGGCGGCCGGGCTGGAGCCGCGCGAGGCTGGGCTGCCGGTACGCATGCAGACGGCCAATGGCGCAGTCTCAGCTGACCTTACGACCATCGACGAACTGCGCTTCGGCAATGTGGCTGCCCGCGGGCTCGACGCGATCATCGCGCCGGGATTGGGGCCGACCAACGTGATCGGCATGAACCTTCTCTCGCGCCTCGCTTCGTGGCGGGTCGAGGGCGACACGATGATCCTGGTGCCGCACAACCCACAGCCACCGATAGAGGCGCGTTGA
- a CDS encoding MFS transporter, producing MAETGAGARFDVAAFIDDRPIGWREITTLVVVSIVLFIDGFDMYFFGKILPAVAEGLGVTPAGMAGVVTAQQVGMAIGAFLMPPLADKIGRKPVLAICLVSFGILSLWTAYSTTPTMMAWLRGISGIFFSAMLPISLAFLAEMTPRRHRASFMAIALVCFSGANVASGAMTAWMLDIYGWQIGFWLGGLLPLLGLPLLLLVHESLPFRVARNPADPHIATTLRKIDPHVGLTGGEAFHLGVTAKPVEQKGPLAMFSAPYRLKTAILWCACFLAMGNIALLANWLPTYFQELGGVPIQEFAKYMMIGFVGGAFGTLSMGWWMDRVNPHILIATFFFVDALAIASLGFLPVGTVIFVVGLVVWNYCQVGGQTGINTIATLGYPPEMRSSGIGWAGGSGRIGGIAFPAAGAFALQAMLPLQTIMVVIAIPAVLVAVLILWLGVVERRSPSAEPRLEAATA from the coding sequence ATGGCTGAAACTGGTGCTGGCGCACGCTTTGACGTCGCCGCCTTCATAGACGACCGACCGATCGGCTGGCGCGAGATCACCACCCTGGTCGTGGTTTCGATCGTGCTCTTCATCGACGGCTTCGACATGTACTTCTTCGGCAAGATCCTGCCCGCGGTGGCGGAGGGTCTGGGAGTGACTCCGGCGGGGATGGCCGGGGTGGTGACGGCGCAGCAGGTGGGTATGGCCATCGGGGCCTTCCTGATGCCGCCGCTGGCCGACAAGATCGGGCGCAAACCGGTGCTGGCGATTTGCCTTGTGTCGTTCGGCATCCTCTCGCTGTGGACCGCCTATTCGACGACTCCGACGATGATGGCTTGGCTGCGCGGCATCTCGGGCATCTTCTTTTCGGCGATGCTGCCGATCTCGCTCGCCTTCCTCGCCGAAATGACCCCGCGTCGTCATCGCGCCTCGTTCATGGCCATCGCGCTGGTATGCTTCTCCGGCGCGAACGTCGCCAGCGGGGCGATGACCGCGTGGATGCTCGACATCTACGGCTGGCAGATCGGCTTCTGGCTCGGTGGCCTGTTGCCCCTGCTCGGGCTGCCGCTGCTGCTGTTGGTGCATGAATCGCTGCCGTTCCGAGTGGCCCGCAATCCCGCCGATCCGCATATCGCCACCACGCTCCGGAAGATCGATCCGCATGTCGGCTTGACGGGCGGTGAGGCCTTCCATCTCGGCGTAACCGCCAAGCCGGTCGAACAGAAGGGACCGCTGGCGATGTTCAGTGCGCCTTATCGCCTCAAGACCGCGATCCTGTGGTGTGCCTGCTTCCTGGCAATGGGCAATATTGCCTTGCTGGCCAACTGGCTGCCGACTTACTTCCAGGAGCTCGGCGGCGTGCCGATCCAGGAGTTCGCCAAGTACATGATGATCGGCTTCGTCGGCGGGGCCTTCGGCACGCTTTCGATGGGCTGGTGGATGGACCGGGTGAACCCGCATATCCTGATCGCGACGTTCTTCTTCGTCGACGCACTGGCGATCGCCTCGCTCGGGTTCCTGCCGGTGGGCACGGTTATCTTCGTCGTCGGGCTGGTGGTGTGGAACTACTGCCAGGTGGGCGGACAGACCGGGATCAATACCATCGCCACACTGGGATATCCGCCCGAGATGCGCAGCAGCGGGATCGGCTGGGCCGGCGGCTCGGGCCGGATCGGCGGGATCGCTTTCCCGGCTGCCGGGGCGTTCGCGCTGCAGGCCATGCTGCCGCTGCAGACGATCATGGTCGTGATCGCCATCCCGGCCGTGCTCGTTGCCGTTTTGATACTGTGGCTGGGAGTTGTCGAGCGACGCAGTCCGTCGGCGGAGCCGCGGCTTGAGGCAGCCACGGCTTAG
- a CDS encoding sulfatase: MTDTTVRSGVTRRTALAGALGTAALIATGPAWAQATGRKPNFLFIMADDLGYADLSVYGRQEYQTPVLDRLAAEGMLFTDGYANSAVCSATRFGLITGRYQYRLRAGLEEPLGGTEYGLPPEHPTLPSLLRKQGYHTGLVGKWHLGSLPKYGPLQSGYDEFWGNRGGGVDYFTHKVGGQPDLWDGDVRVEEMGYYTDLLADRSIEFLEARAKQDKPWLLSLHFTAAHWPWEGNNDEGRAESARLDINASGEALAIAHYDGGTMKTYADMVTSLDANVGRVLARLAELGMDDNTVVVFTSDNGGERFSHNWPFTGMKTELLEGGTRVPFIVKWPGLTAPGSTNSSPVMSMDFLPTFLAAAGGAPDPAYPTDGIDFRPALAGHQLPDRTLFWRYFSKDQKAARHGSYKYLSINDNEYLFDVTADPRERANLKERMPEKFAELKTAFDAWNKGMLSDPKVSSFGWSPKELADHYGWND, encoded by the coding sequence ATGACTGACACGACTGTCCGCTCCGGAGTGACACGGCGAACTGCGCTTGCCGGCGCACTCGGAACGGCCGCACTCATCGCCACGGGTCCAGCCTGGGCGCAAGCGACGGGGCGCAAGCCGAACTTCCTGTTCATCATGGCCGACGACCTCGGCTACGCAGACCTTTCGGTTTACGGGCGGCAGGAATATCAGACGCCAGTGCTCGACCGGCTTGCGGCCGAGGGCATGCTGTTCACAGATGGCTACGCCAATAGCGCCGTCTGCAGCGCTACCCGCTTTGGCCTCATCACCGGGCGCTACCAGTACCGCCTGCGGGCCGGCCTCGAAGAACCGCTCGGCGGTACCGAGTATGGCCTGCCGCCTGAACACCCGACCCTGCCCTCGCTGCTGCGCAAGCAGGGCTATCACACCGGTCTCGTCGGCAAGTGGCACCTTGGCTCGCTGCCGAAATACGGCCCCCTGCAGAGCGGCTATGACGAGTTCTGGGGCAACCGCGGCGGCGGCGTCGACTACTTCACTCACAAGGTCGGTGGCCAGCCCGACTTGTGGGACGGTGACGTCCGGGTCGAGGAGATGGGCTACTACACCGACCTCCTGGCGGACCGCAGCATCGAGTTCCTCGAAGCGCGCGCCAAGCAGGACAAGCCCTGGCTGCTCAGCCTTCACTTCACGGCGGCTCACTGGCCGTGGGAAGGCAACAACGACGAAGGCCGGGCGGAATCCGCGCGTCTCGACATCAACGCATCCGGCGAGGCGCTCGCGATCGCCCACTATGACGGCGGTACGATGAAGACTTATGCCGACATGGTGACCAGCCTCGACGCAAACGTCGGACGCGTCCTGGCGCGCCTAGCCGAGCTTGGTATGGACGACAACACCGTGGTCGTCTTCACCAGCGACAACGGTGGTGAGCGGTTCTCCCACAACTGGCCGTTCACGGGGATGAAGACCGAACTGCTCGAAGGCGGCACGCGGGTGCCGTTCATCGTCAAGTGGCCGGGCCTAACGGCTCCTGGCAGCACCAATAGCTCGCCTGTGATGTCGATGGACTTCCTACCGACCTTCCTCGCGGCAGCCGGGGGGGCGCCGGACCCTGCCTACCCCACTGACGGGATCGACTTCCGCCCGGCGTTGGCGGGACACCAGCTTCCGGACCGGACCCTGTTCTGGCGCTACTTCAGCAAGGATCAGAAGGCGGCGCGGCACGGCAGCTACAAGTACCTGTCGATCAACGACAACGAGTACTTGTTCGACGTCACCGCCGACCCGCGAGAACGGGCCAACCTGAAGGAGCGCATGCCGGAGAAGTTCGCGGAGCTGAAGACGGCGTTCGATGCATGGAACAAGGGGATGCTCAGCGACCCGAAGGTTTCGAGCTTTGGCTGGTCTCCCAAGGAACTCGCCGATCACTACGGCTGGAACGACTAG